A window of Nonomuraea angiospora genomic DNA:
GCCTGCGGGGCGAGGCGCTGGAGATCGCGGGCAGGCGGCTGCCGGACTTCGTCCAGCACCTGCGCGAGTCCCGCGACGGCGCCGTCCAGGCCGAGGTCCCGCCCATCGGGATCTTCTCCAGGGACGAGGTCGGCGAGGTCGCCCGCGCGTTCGACGAGGTGCACCGCGAGGCCGTACGGCTGGCGGGCGACGAGGCCAAGCTGCGGGCGAACGTCAACGCCATGTTCGTCAACCTGTCCAGGCGCAGCCAGACGCTGGTCGAGCGGCAGCTCACGCTGATCGAGCGGCTGGAGCGCGGTGAGCGCGACGACACCCGGCTCGGCGACCTGTTCAAGCTCGACCACCTGGCCACCCGCATGCGCCGCAACAGCGAGAACCTGCTGGTCCTGGCCGGCCAGGAGGCGGCGCGCAAGTGGAGCGAGCCGGTCGAGCTGATGGACATCGTGCGGGCCGCGCTCGGCGAGGTCGAGAGCTACGACCGGGTCAGCACCCAGGTCCAGTCGGACGTCGCCATCGCCGGCCAGGCCGTCACCGACGTGGTGCACCTGCTGGCCGAGCTGGTCGAGAACGCGGTCTCGTTCTCCTCGCGGGACACCAAGGTCATCATCTCCAGCAGCCGCATCGACACCGGCTCGCTGATGTTGTCGGTCACCGACCACGGGATCGGCATGAGCGCCGAGGAGCTGGCCGAGGCCAACTGGCGGCTGGCGAACCCGCCCGTCGTGGACGTGTCGGTGTCGCGGCGCATGGGCCTGTTCGTGGTCGGCCGGCTGGCGCTGCGGCACAGCATCCGCGTCCAGCTGCGCATGCAGGACATCGGCGGGCTGACCGCCATGGTGCTGATCCCGCCCGCGCTGCTCACGGCGGTGTCGGGCGCGGTGCCGGGCGCGGTGCCCGTGCCGGCGCGCATCCCGGTGCCCAGGCAGGCTCACCCGCCGACGCCGGCCGCGCCCTTCCCGGGGCATCCGTCCTTCGGGACCCTGCCGCCCGCCGACCCTTTCCCCGGCCCCCTGCCTGGGCATCCGTCGCTGGACGTCGTGCCCGCGGCGCCCGGGCCGTCGTCCTGGTTCAGCTCGTCGCAGACGCACTCGGTCGAGCAGTTGCCGCCGGACCTGGGCGGTCCCGCGGACGCCTACCCGTCGTTCGCCACCCCGCCGGCGTCCTCCAAGGACGAGGAGTTCCTGCCCATCTACTCCGCCGTCGAGGGGAGCGGCTGGTTCACCAAGACCACGCCGACGGCCGACCACCGCGACCCGGGCTGGTCCTCACCCGCCGATCAGGGCTGGCAGGCGGCCGGCGCCGCCGCCGAACCCGCGCAGAACGGCATGACCACCTCCGGCCTGCCGAAGCGGACACCGAAGGCGAATCTGGTGCCGGGCACCGCGAGTCCGAAACCCCCGCCCACCCCGGCTCCTCCGGTGTCGCCCGATCGGCTGCGCAACAGGCTGGCCAGCTACC
This region includes:
- a CDS encoding nitrate- and nitrite sensing domain-containing protein, with amino-acid sequence MTTALGERQASNGNWRLSNWRVRARLVALILIPTAAAVLLGGIQVLARTSAAGDYARTNQFARLSAELGALTHQVAAERATTAWYIARNRPAGMLSTVQAQMDQADLAVRQVRGTAGQLLTEVSGRSADQLENLLSRLDDLTGLRKQALEANLLPGPAVELYTTVIGDLLSVHNELIKDSVDDELFRQTRMLNALARAKESVSYQQALVTAVLVEGAFDQEQLKRFLGEQSKELNERKAYSTEATADERRFFDETVNGRSADRMLFLRELVLIRSTKGLPLRGLDLSRRDDAKEWFDAANVVVDSMREVEERQAQGIVARSEALSADERQQAFVTAGAVLALLVAVLLITTGVARSLVRPLRRLRGEALEIAGRRLPDFVQHLRESRDGAVQAEVPPIGIFSRDEVGEVARAFDEVHREAVRLAGDEAKLRANVNAMFVNLSRRSQTLVERQLTLIERLERGERDDTRLGDLFKLDHLATRMRRNSENLLVLAGQEAARKWSEPVELMDIVRAALGEVESYDRVSTQVQSDVAIAGQAVTDVVHLLAELVENAVSFSSRDTKVIISSSRIDTGSLMLSVTDHGIGMSAEELAEANWRLANPPVVDVSVSRRMGLFVVGRLALRHSIRVQLRMQDIGGLTAMVLIPPALLTAVSGAVPGAVPVPARIPVPRQAHPPTPAAPFPGHPSFGTLPPADPFPGPLPGHPSLDVVPAAPGPSSWFSSSQTHSVEQLPPDLGGPADAYPSFATPPASSKDEEFLPIYSAVEGSGWFTKTTPTADHRDPGWSSPADQGWQAAGAAAEPAQNGMTTSGLPKRTPKANLVPGTASPKPPPTPAPPVSPDRLRNRLASYQQGVRKGRAELEEDS